One region of Kytococcus sedentarius DSM 20547 genomic DNA includes:
- a CDS encoding cytochrome c biogenesis CcdA family protein, giving the protein MADLSLLAPPGALVLPALAGGVQDTIASGFLPWAMVLAFAGGVVSFASPCVLPLVPGFLGYITGLGGVQAEGTPAAGRPRLVLASMLFVLGFSAVFLALSVVVSGVSIALSDDRALLVRLGGVAVLVMGAVMAFGLGGREWKVRWRPAAGLAGAPLLGGAFGLGFSACIGPVLGAILALSTSLSGSGDAITRGAVLAGAYSLGLGLPFVLLAAGISRLAGAFGWLRDHHRAISIVGGVALMVLGVLMVAGVWDRAMVWLQTEWISSFRPVI; this is encoded by the coding sequence ATGGCGGACCTGTCCCTGCTGGCGCCGCCGGGCGCCCTCGTGCTGCCGGCCCTCGCGGGAGGGGTGCAGGACACCATCGCCTCGGGCTTCCTGCCGTGGGCGATGGTGCTGGCCTTCGCTGGGGGCGTGGTGAGCTTCGCGTCCCCCTGCGTGCTGCCGCTCGTGCCGGGCTTCCTGGGGTACATCACCGGGCTCGGCGGCGTGCAGGCCGAGGGCACGCCGGCCGCGGGACGGCCGCGTCTGGTGCTCGCCAGCATGCTCTTCGTGCTCGGCTTCTCGGCGGTCTTCCTGGCGCTGAGCGTCGTGGTCAGCGGTGTGAGCATCGCGCTCTCGGACGACCGGGCGCTGCTGGTGCGGCTGGGGGGCGTGGCCGTGCTGGTGATGGGGGCCGTGATGGCCTTCGGGCTGGGCGGCCGGGAGTGGAAGGTGCGCTGGCGCCCCGCGGCGGGCCTCGCCGGTGCGCCGCTGCTTGGCGGCGCGTTCGGGCTGGGCTTCTCCGCCTGCATCGGGCCGGTGCTCGGCGCGATCCTCGCGCTGTCGACCTCGCTGAGCGGCTCGGGTGACGCGATCACCCGCGGCGCGGTGCTGGCCGGGGCCTACAGCCTGGGGCTGGGCCTGCCGTTCGTGCTGCTGGCCGCGGGGATCTCGCGCCTGGCGGGGGCGTTCGGGTGGCTGCGTGACCACCACCGGGCGATCAGCATCGTCGGCGGGGTGGCCCTCATGGTCCTCGGGGTACTCATGGTGGCCGGGGTCTGGGACCGCGCGATGGTGTGGCTGCAGACCGAGTGGATCTCCTCCTTCAGGCCGGTGATCTGA
- a CDS encoding TlpA family protein disulfide reductase: MLPGDNPSRRLLLTGGAAGLGTLLLSACGEDGGNTVTGRARGEGDAGYISGDGTVEQVAADQRRDPVTLVGQTLDGKDFALDQVEKKVVVLNTWGSWCPPCIEEMPVLQEFWENYAEQDVLLLGLVQRDSVETAQAFLRSREITYQNLRDNGGGTLRGLQGATAATPTTLVLDAQRRIAARVSGPVELSTLTTLVDDVLAEDA; encoded by the coding sequence ATGCTCCCCGGTGACAACCCCTCGCGCCGCCTCCTGCTGACCGGGGGAGCGGCCGGTCTGGGCACGCTGCTGCTGTCCGCCTGCGGCGAGGACGGGGGCAACACCGTGACCGGACGTGCCCGGGGCGAGGGCGACGCTGGGTACATTTCGGGCGACGGCACCGTGGAGCAGGTGGCCGCGGACCAGCGCCGTGACCCAGTGACGCTGGTGGGCCAGACCCTGGACGGCAAGGACTTTGCGCTGGACCAGGTGGAGAAGAAGGTCGTGGTGCTCAACACCTGGGGCTCGTGGTGCCCGCCCTGCATCGAGGAGATGCCGGTGCTGCAGGAGTTCTGGGAGAACTACGCCGAGCAGGACGTGCTGCTGCTGGGACTGGTGCAGCGGGACAGCGTGGAGACCGCCCAGGCCTTTCTGCGCTCCCGCGAGATCACCTACCAGAACCTGCGCGACAACGGGGGCGGCACGCTGCGTGGTCTCCAGGGCGCCACGGCTGCGACGCCCACCACGCTCGTGCTCGACGCGCAGCGGCGCATCGCGGCCCGGGTGTCCGGGCCGGTGGAGCTGTCCACGCTGACCACGCTGGTCGACGACGTGCTCGCCGAGGACGCCTGA
- a CDS encoding histidine phosphatase family protein, with protein MTRGPMPSPGPEQQRARTTDRPVDGGPQHLGEEGTGAPQPVRHDGRVDRTLVHVVRHGEVHNPEDILYGRLPGYHLSERGRAMADLVAEALAGRDIALLVASPLERAQETAAPIARATGRTIETDVRVIESENSFEGRQVTAKKGALSEPRSWPLLWNPLRPSWGEAYKSIAARMDAALREAARAARGHEAVIVSHQLPIWTLRSHLEGRPLTHDPRKRECSLASVTTFDLTGDEVHAVYYSEPAASLLPGASSVPGA; from the coding sequence ATGACCCGTGGACCGATGCCGAGCCCGGGCCCGGAGCAGCAGCGGGCCCGCACGACCGACCGGCCCGTCGACGGCGGACCGCAGCACCTCGGCGAGGAGGGGACCGGCGCCCCGCAGCCGGTGCGGCACGACGGCCGCGTGGACCGCACGCTGGTGCATGTGGTGCGCCACGGCGAGGTGCACAACCCCGAGGACATCCTCTACGGGCGCCTTCCCGGGTACCACCTGTCCGAGCGCGGGCGCGCGATGGCCGACCTCGTGGCCGAGGCGCTGGCCGGTCGTGACATCGCCCTGCTGGTGGCCTCCCCGTTGGAGCGCGCCCAGGAGACCGCCGCCCCCATCGCGCGCGCGACCGGGCGCACGATCGAGACGGACGTGCGCGTCATCGAGTCGGAGAACAGCTTCGAGGGGCGACAGGTGACCGCCAAGAAGGGCGCGCTGAGCGAGCCGCGGAGCTGGCCCTTGTTGTGGAACCCGCTGCGGCCCTCCTGGGGCGAGGCCTACAAGTCCATCGCCGCGCGCATGGACGCGGCGCTGCGGGAGGCCGCCCGGGCGGCGCGGGGGCACGAGGCCGTGATCGTCAGCCACCAGCTGCCGATCTGGACGCTGCGGAGCCACCTGGAGGGCCGCCCGCTGACGCACGATCCCCGCAAGCGCGAGTGCTCGCTGGCCAGCGTGACCACCTTCGACCTCACCGGCGACGAGGTGCACGCCGTGTACTACAGCGAGCCCGCGGCATCGCTGCTGCCCGGCGCCTCGTCGGTCCCCGGGGCATGA
- the hemL gene encoding glutamate-1-semialdehyde 2,1-aminomutase, whose translation MPAPRDPQPSGHPANTPVVDASVAWMERGRAVIPGGVNSPVRAFGAVGGEPRFITSAKGALLTDVDGNEYVDLVGSWGPMILGHTHPEVLDAVTSAAARGFSFGTPNPHEVELAEEVVARIEPVEAVRLVNSGTEATMSALRLARGFTGREKVIKFSGNYHGHVDALLAAAGSGLVTFALPDSAGVPASSAGQTMVLPYNDVAALEAAFAEHGDELAAVIVEAAAGNMGVVPPTAEFEQAMRRLTRQHGALLISDEVMTGFRASPTGWWGLSQMGDAPDLFTFGKVVGGGFPVAAFGGRADVMGHLAPAGPVYQAGTLSGNPVAATAGLTTLRLCTDEVYAAVDHAREVLTAAVTDAFTRHGIAHTIGRAGTMFSVFFGEEPVHDFATAQQQDTARHADFFHAMLRRGVHLPPSAFEAWFASAAHTDEVLDRIIEALDASAQEISA comes from the coding sequence ATGCCTGCCCCCCGTGACCCCCAGCCCTCGGGGCACCCTGCGAACACCCCCGTCGTCGACGCCAGCGTGGCCTGGATGGAGCGCGGCCGGGCCGTGATCCCCGGCGGCGTGAACTCCCCGGTGCGCGCCTTCGGTGCGGTCGGTGGCGAGCCGCGCTTCATCACCTCGGCCAAGGGTGCCCTTCTCACCGACGTCGACGGGAACGAGTACGTCGACCTCGTGGGCTCCTGGGGCCCGATGATCCTGGGCCACACCCACCCCGAGGTGCTCGATGCGGTGACCTCGGCCGCCGCCCGCGGCTTCAGCTTCGGCACGCCCAATCCGCACGAGGTGGAGCTCGCCGAGGAGGTCGTCGCCCGCATCGAGCCGGTCGAGGCCGTCCGGTTGGTGAACTCCGGCACCGAGGCGACCATGAGCGCGTTGCGCCTGGCCCGCGGTTTCACGGGGCGCGAGAAGGTCATCAAGTTCTCCGGCAACTACCACGGGCACGTGGACGCGCTGCTGGCCGCGGCCGGATCGGGACTGGTCACCTTCGCGCTGCCGGACTCGGCGGGGGTGCCTGCTTCCAGCGCGGGGCAGACGATGGTGCTGCCCTACAACGACGTCGCCGCCCTGGAGGCCGCCTTCGCCGAGCACGGTGACGAGCTGGCCGCGGTGATCGTGGAGGCCGCCGCCGGCAACATGGGCGTGGTGCCGCCGACCGCCGAGTTCGAGCAGGCGATGCGCCGCCTCACCCGGCAGCACGGTGCCCTGCTCATCTCCGATGAGGTGATGACCGGTTTCCGCGCGAGCCCGACCGGGTGGTGGGGCCTGTCGCAGATGGGGGACGCGCCGGACCTGTTCACCTTCGGCAAGGTCGTGGGCGGCGGCTTCCCGGTGGCGGCCTTCGGTGGCCGTGCGGACGTGATGGGCCACCTGGCCCCGGCCGGGCCGGTCTACCAGGCCGGCACGCTGAGCGGGAACCCGGTCGCAGCCACGGCGGGCCTGACCACGCTGCGCCTGTGCACCGACGAGGTGTACGCGGCCGTGGACCACGCCCGGGAGGTGCTGACCGCGGCCGTCACCGACGCCTTCACGCGCCACGGCATCGCGCACACCATCGGCCGTGCGGGGACGATGTTCAGCGTCTTCTTCGGCGAGGAGCCGGTGCACGACTTCGCCACGGCCCAGCAGCAGGACACCGCGCGCCACGCCGATTTCTTCCACGCCATGCTGCGTCGTGGCGTGCACCTGCCCCCGAGCGCCTTCGAGGCCTGGTTCGCCTCGGCGGCGCACACCGACGAGGTGCTCGACCGCATCATCGAGGCCCTCGACGCCTCTGCCCAGGAGATCAGCGCATGA
- the hemB gene encoding porphobilinogen synthase, whose amino-acid sequence MTAGAGALPTGGRTVLGPHRRPRRLRGTPAFRRMVAETRLAPEDLVLPAFVHEGDSPRDISSMPGVQQHTVEGLVELALHCRDAGVAGIMLFGVPDHKDAEGSGATDPDGILNRATRAVRDAVGDDLLVMTDLCLDEFTDHGHCGVLDADGRVDNDASLERYAEMAVAQARAGAHVVGPSGMMDGQVVVIREALDDAGFTDVVVMAYTAKYASAFYGPFREAVASSLSGDRRTYQQDPANARESLVELALDEAEGADLVMVKPALAYLDVVASLRAATDLPVVAYQVSGEYSMIEAAAANGWIDRRAAVLEALLSIRRAGADVVLTYHALEAAGWLREQR is encoded by the coding sequence ATGACGGCCGGCGCCGGGGCGCTGCCGACCGGCGGGCGGACCGTGCTCGGACCGCACCGTCGCCCGCGCCGCCTGCGCGGCACGCCGGCCTTCCGGCGCATGGTCGCCGAGACGCGGCTGGCGCCGGAGGACCTCGTGCTGCCCGCCTTCGTGCACGAGGGGGACTCCCCGCGCGACATCAGCTCGATGCCGGGCGTGCAGCAGCACACCGTCGAGGGCCTGGTGGAGCTGGCGCTGCACTGCCGCGACGCCGGGGTGGCCGGGATCATGCTCTTCGGCGTGCCGGACCACAAGGACGCCGAGGGCAGCGGTGCGACCGACCCCGACGGCATCCTGAACCGGGCCACCCGCGCCGTGCGGGACGCCGTCGGCGACGACCTGCTGGTGATGACCGACCTCTGTCTGGACGAGTTCACCGACCACGGCCACTGCGGCGTGCTCGACGCCGACGGCCGGGTGGACAACGACGCATCGCTGGAGCGCTACGCCGAGATGGCCGTGGCGCAGGCCCGCGCCGGGGCCCACGTGGTGGGGCCCAGCGGCATGATGGACGGCCAGGTGGTGGTCATCCGCGAGGCGCTCGACGACGCGGGCTTCACCGACGTGGTGGTGATGGCCTACACGGCCAAGTACGCCTCGGCCTTCTACGGCCCCTTCCGGGAGGCCGTGGCCTCCTCGCTCAGCGGCGACCGCCGGACCTACCAGCAGGACCCCGCCAACGCGCGGGAGAGCCTGGTGGAGCTCGCGCTGGACGAGGCCGAGGGCGCTGACCTGGTGATGGTGAAGCCGGCCCTGGCCTACCTGGACGTGGTGGCCTCGTTGCGGGCCGCCACGGACCTGCCGGTCGTGGCCTACCAGGTCAGTGGTGAGTACTCGATGATCGAGGCCGCTGCCGCGAACGGCTGGATCGACCGCCGCGCCGCCGTGCTGGAGGCGCTGCTGAGCATCCGCCGGGCCGGTGCCGACGTGGTGCTGACCTACCACGCGCTCGAGGCCGCCGGCTGGTTGCGCGAGCAGCGCTGA
- a CDS encoding uroporphyrinogen-III synthase yields MSTAPSTQPTPTRVGCPAPAARIAFVGAGPGDPGLMTVRATRILAMADVVVADEGHLQDDFVEWMRPDAEFMTVPAAQAELTAVSRAKELVQTTQGAVKDAAARRAEQGITREGQVLVARIVDGDPSIFSSLGVEASVARKAGIEIEVVPGVSAMQAVPAYAGVPIATGTNRAVHAIGPGGRVNPALLDDEDSTVVLIGTPEEVAAHAAALVGAGRDAALPIALTTRGTTAHQSTIISTLGDVAEGSAEVSADEVVATIGACVGDRDTLSWFETRPLFAWRVLVPRTKDQAGPMVHALSERGATAHVVPTISVEPPRSPHQMDKAIKGLVTGTYEWIGFTSVNAVRAVKEKFTALGLDVRAFAGLKIAAVGGKTADALREWGLEPDLVPSGEQSARGLLEDWPPYDDVLDPINRVFLPRADIATEVLVSGLQERGWEVDDIVAYRTVRATPPPAPVRAAIKNGTYDAVLFTSSSTVRNLVGIAGKPSPSTVVVAIGPATAQTAADLGLRVDAVAEEASSEAVIDALTDFARGRAEDAVAEGRPVTRPSQEAPKRRARR; encoded by the coding sequence GTGAGCACCGCCCCGAGCACCCAGCCCACGCCCACGCGGGTGGGATGCCCCGCGCCCGCTGCCCGCATCGCCTTCGTCGGCGCGGGCCCCGGCGACCCGGGCCTGATGACCGTCCGCGCCACCCGCATCCTGGCCATGGCCGACGTCGTGGTGGCCGACGAGGGCCACCTGCAGGACGACTTCGTGGAGTGGATGCGGCCGGACGCCGAGTTCATGACGGTGCCCGCGGCCCAGGCCGAGCTGACCGCCGTCTCGCGGGCGAAGGAGCTCGTGCAGACCACGCAGGGCGCCGTGAAGGACGCGGCCGCGCGCCGGGCCGAGCAGGGGATCACCCGCGAGGGCCAGGTGCTGGTCGCCCGCATCGTGGACGGTGACCCGTCGATCTTCTCCTCGCTGGGCGTCGAGGCCTCCGTGGCCCGCAAGGCCGGCATCGAGATCGAGGTCGTGCCCGGGGTGTCCGCCATGCAGGCGGTGCCCGCCTACGCGGGGGTGCCGATCGCGACCGGCACCAACCGGGCGGTGCACGCCATCGGCCCCGGTGGCCGGGTGAACCCCGCGCTGCTGGACGACGAGGACTCCACGGTCGTGCTCATCGGCACGCCCGAGGAGGTCGCCGCCCACGCCGCCGCGCTGGTCGGGGCCGGCCGGGACGCCGCGCTGCCGATCGCGCTGACCACCCGGGGGACGACCGCGCACCAGAGCACCATCATCAGCACCTTGGGGGACGTGGCCGAGGGCTCCGCGGAGGTCTCCGCGGACGAGGTGGTGGCCACCATCGGCGCCTGTGTCGGCGACCGCGACACCCTCTCCTGGTTCGAGACGCGCCCGCTGTTCGCCTGGCGCGTGCTGGTGCCGCGCACCAAGGACCAGGCCGGCCCGATGGTGCACGCGCTCTCCGAGCGCGGCGCGACGGCCCACGTGGTGCCCACCATCAGCGTGGAGCCGCCGCGCTCGCCGCACCAGATGGACAAGGCGATCAAGGGCCTGGTGACCGGCACCTACGAGTGGATCGGGTTCACCTCCGTGAACGCCGTGCGCGCCGTGAAGGAGAAGTTCACCGCCCTGGGGCTCGACGTGCGGGCCTTCGCCGGCCTGAAGATCGCGGCCGTGGGCGGCAAGACCGCCGACGCGCTGCGGGAGTGGGGCCTGGAGCCCGACCTGGTGCCCAGCGGCGAGCAGAGTGCCCGCGGGCTGCTCGAGGACTGGCCGCCCTACGACGACGTGCTCGACCCCATCAACCGCGTCTTCCTGCCGCGCGCGGACATCGCCACCGAGGTGCTCGTCTCCGGGCTGCAGGAGCGGGGCTGGGAGGTCGACGACATCGTGGCCTACCGCACCGTGCGGGCGACCCCGCCCCCGGCGCCGGTCCGTGCGGCGATCAAGAACGGCACCTACGACGCGGTGCTGTTCACCTCGAGCTCCACGGTGCGCAATCTCGTGGGCATCGCCGGCAAACCGTCCCCGAGCACCGTCGTGGTCGCGATCGGCCCGGCGACCGCGCAGACCGCGGCCGACCTGGGCCTGCGCGTGGACGCGGTGGCCGAGGAGGCCAGCAGCGAGGCGGTCATCGACGCGCTGACCGACTTCGCCCGTGGCCGGGCGGAGGACGCCGTGGCCGAGGGCAGGCCCGTGACGCGGCCCTCCCAGGAGGCCCCCAAGCGCCGGGCCCGCCGATGA
- the hemC gene encoding hydroxymethylbilane synthase, which translates to MSAAQETAAGAQGRVVRLGTRRSDLATTQSTHVADALRARGHEVELVLVTTEGDVNRAPLSRIGGTGVFVSALRDALLAGEIDIAVHSLKDLPVAQPQELVIAAVPEREDPRDALVARDGLTLETLPAGARVGTGSPRREAQLRVARPDLEVVDLRGNVPRRLATVAEGELDAVVLAGAGLRRLGLTEHVTQWLEPQVMVPAPGQGALAVECRSDDAESIAMLEPLDHLPTRTATTAERAVLGTLEAGCSAPIGALARHDGARVDLMTFAGPRDGSRALLEADCARGVPAGHPADTPDDTPADTPDDSRNDDRVALDTAARELGRRVAEALRGGGADVLPGVGEVPAHPDPTSPKENS; encoded by the coding sequence GTGAGTGCCGCGCAGGAGACCGCCGCCGGGGCGCAGGGCCGGGTGGTCCGGCTCGGGACGCGCCGCAGCGACCTGGCCACCACCCAGTCCACCCACGTGGCGGACGCGCTGCGTGCCCGCGGTCACGAGGTCGAGCTGGTGCTGGTGACCACCGAGGGCGACGTCAACCGGGCCCCGCTGAGCCGCATCGGGGGCACCGGCGTGTTCGTCAGCGCCCTGCGCGACGCGCTGCTGGCGGGGGAGATTGACATCGCGGTGCACTCGCTCAAGGACCTGCCGGTGGCGCAGCCGCAGGAGCTCGTCATCGCCGCCGTGCCCGAGCGGGAGGACCCTCGTGACGCACTGGTGGCCCGGGACGGCCTCACCCTGGAGACGCTGCCGGCCGGCGCGCGGGTGGGCACCGGCTCCCCGCGCCGCGAGGCCCAGCTGCGCGTGGCCCGCCCCGACCTCGAGGTCGTGGATCTGCGCGGCAACGTGCCGCGCCGGTTGGCCACGGTCGCCGAGGGCGAGCTCGATGCCGTCGTGCTGGCCGGCGCCGGTCTGCGCCGCCTCGGCCTCACCGAGCACGTGACCCAGTGGCTGGAGCCGCAGGTGATGGTGCCGGCCCCGGGGCAGGGCGCGCTGGCCGTGGAGTGCCGCAGTGACGACGCCGAGAGCATCGCGATGCTGGAGCCGCTGGACCACCTACCCACGCGCACGGCCACCACGGCCGAGCGTGCCGTCCTGGGCACCCTCGAGGCCGGGTGCTCCGCGCCGATCGGTGCGCTGGCCCGCCACGACGGTGCCCGCGTGGACCTGATGACTTTCGCCGGCCCTCGCGACGGCAGCCGCGCGCTGCTCGAGGCCGACTGCGCGCGCGGCGTGCCCGCCGGCCACCCCGCAGACACGCCAGACGACACCCCCGCAGACACCCCCGACGACAGCAGGAACGACGACCGCGTCGCCCTGGACACCGCCGCCCGTGAGCTGGGCCGGCGGGTGGCCGAGGCGCTGCGAGGTGGAGGGGCCGACGTCCTCCCCGGCGTCGGAGAGGTTCCTGCCCACCCCGACCCGACGTCCCCGAAGGAGAACTCGTGA
- a CDS encoding glutamyl-tRNA reductase, with product MSLLVIGASHRSASMDLLERVALGDDAAGELAAAVQAGDTISEALTVSTCNRLEVYVEASAFHGAVHHIGHNLADITGVRLPDLSQHLYVHYEDRAVGHAFSVAAGLDSMAVGEGQILGQFRTALRRARRSGRAGTHLGGLFDHALRVGRRAHAETEIDAVSRSLVQRGLERAEARLGSLVGKRVVVVGAGAMSSLAAMTVARQVRTDLHVVNRTRATADRLATATGGTAHDWDELAGVLADADVVLTCTGATGAVIEAPLVRSLPERDRVFVDLALPRDVAPEVADLPRQVVVGLDALDSGGEEDQAVEAQVRAVRELVESEVAAFEIARRQLEVAPTVTALRQSARSVMLAEMERLDRRLPDLDEASRSEVERAVHRIVDKLLHTPSVRVKELAGDPRGDFAGALRELFDLDPHDAVNVSAPPATGPLPLLGETAPGMEGLRLDTLFDEQGGAR from the coding sequence GTGAGCCTGCTGGTCATTGGTGCGTCGCACCGCAGTGCGTCCATGGACCTGTTGGAACGAGTGGCGCTGGGGGACGACGCAGCAGGCGAGCTCGCCGCAGCCGTCCAGGCCGGTGACACGATCTCCGAGGCGCTGACCGTCTCCACCTGCAACCGCCTCGAGGTCTACGTCGAGGCGTCGGCCTTCCACGGCGCCGTGCACCACATCGGCCACAACCTCGCCGACATCACCGGGGTCCGGCTGCCGGACCTCTCCCAGCACCTGTACGTCCACTACGAGGACCGCGCCGTGGGCCACGCCTTCTCGGTGGCGGCCGGCCTGGACTCGATGGCCGTGGGCGAGGGGCAGATCCTCGGTCAGTTCCGCACGGCCCTGCGCCGTGCCCGTCGCTCCGGCCGGGCGGGGACGCACCTGGGGGGCCTCTTCGACCACGCGCTGCGCGTCGGGCGCCGCGCGCACGCCGAGACCGAGATCGATGCGGTGAGCCGCTCGCTGGTGCAGCGCGGTCTGGAACGCGCCGAGGCGCGCCTGGGCAGCCTGGTCGGCAAGCGCGTCGTCGTGGTGGGCGCCGGGGCCATGAGCTCGCTGGCCGCCATGACCGTCGCGCGCCAGGTGCGCACCGACCTGCACGTCGTCAACCGCACCCGGGCCACCGCCGACCGCCTGGCGACCGCCACCGGCGGGACGGCCCACGACTGGGACGAGCTCGCCGGCGTGCTGGCGGACGCGGACGTGGTGCTGACCTGCACCGGTGCCACGGGCGCCGTCATCGAGGCCCCGCTGGTGCGTTCGCTGCCGGAGCGCGACCGGGTGTTCGTCGACCTGGCCCTGCCCCGCGACGTCGCCCCCGAGGTGGCCGACCTGCCCCGGCAGGTGGTCGTGGGCCTGGACGCCCTCGACTCCGGTGGTGAGGAGGACCAGGCCGTGGAGGCCCAGGTGCGCGCCGTCCGCGAGCTCGTGGAGTCGGAGGTGGCGGCCTTCGAGATCGCCCGCCGTCAGCTGGAGGTCGCGCCGACCGTGACCGCCCTGCGGCAGTCCGCGCGCTCGGTGATGCTGGCCGAGATGGAGCGGCTCGACCGGCGCCTGCCCGACCTGGACGAGGCCAGTCGGTCCGAGGTGGAGCGCGCGGTGCACCGCATCGTCGACAAGCTGCTGCACACCCCCAGCGTGCGCGTGAAGGAGCTGGCGGGGGACCCGCGGGGCGACTTCGCCGGCGCCCTGCGCGAGCTGTTCGACCTCGACCCGCACGACGCGGTCAACGTGTCGGCGCCCCCGGCCACGGGCCCCCTGCCGCTGCTGGGGGAGACGGCCCCGGGCATGGAGGGGCTGCGTCTGGACACCCTGTTCGACGAGCAGGGGGGTGCCCGGTGA
- a CDS encoding 30S ribosomal protein bS22 has translation MGSVIKKRRKRMSKKKHRKLLRKTRHQRRNKK, from the coding sequence ATGGGTTCCGTCATCAAGAAGCGTCGCAAGCGGATGAGCAAGAAGAAGCACCGCAAGTTGCTGCGCAAGACGCGCCACCAGCGCCGCAACAAGAAGTGA